GTCCTAGATGCAATATTAGGGTATCACCAAATCCCTATGGACTGGTTGGATGAAAAAAAGACCTCCTTCATAACCGAAGATGAGACATACTATTACAGGGCCATGCCTTTCGAACTGAAAAACGTCGGGGCAACATATCAGCGGTTAATGAATAAGACCTTTAAGGATAAAATAGGAAGGAATGTGGAagtctatgttgatgacatgGTTGTGAAAAGTCAAATCTTCCAGCAACACCTAGCTGACCTAGAAGAGATATTCAGAGTACTGCAGCAGTATAAGATGAGATTGAATCCAACGAAGTGTGCCTTGTTTATCAGAGGAAGAAAATTTATGGGCTACATGGTTAGTGGAAAGAGCATAGAGCCGAACCTAGAGAAGGTAGAGGCTATACTGAGAATGCCTGAGTCAACCTACGCGAGGGATGTGCAGAGGCTTACAGGAAGGGTGGTAGCACTCAATCGATTCATGTCCAAATCAGCAGAGGCTTACAGGAAGGGTGGTAGCACTTTATAAACTCTGAAATCATGGATGACTGCTTCGATGACCAAGCCAGCATCGATTTGCACTCCCTACATGTCTTCTAGGGAAAAGGAGATGGTTATTAGGGAGTGCTTAGCGACCTGCATCACCTTTGTACCGCTTTCACTTTCATTTCTACctctcttcttcctcctcctacTCATACGGCCTCCAATGGCCCCTACAATCATATTGATTATTCCGCTAGAGCCGTCGTTTATGGGTACTCTAATCTGTCTCCTAGGCCTTTTGCCAGCCGCACCTTGTTGTTGCCTCGGGCTCTCTGGCTTCTTCATAAAATTCTGAAGATGGCCTCTCTTAATCAGCCTTGCTATCTCGTTTATTAATTAGTAGCAGTCATTTGAGTTATGGTCGTGTGTTCTGTGGTGTTGACAGTATTTATCAGGATCCCTCCTGCTTTCCTCTACTTTCATGGGCTCGGGTCATTGCACAAAATCTTTATCCTAGACTGCTATGAGCACTTCAACTCTGGACACATTCAGGGGAATGACTTCAGCGGGGGCCGGAATTGATAAGGTCTGTGTTCCTTTCTTTCCCATCAGTGCTTATTTAGAGCCTCCGGTCCCTAGTCTTGTCTCCTATCTTATCCCTTGTCCTCCCCAACTCTACCTCTTTCTCTGTTGTCCCTAGAAAATCGTCTAGTCGTCAaggtcatcctgccttatgtatttctccATCCTTTTCATCAGCTCTAATAGGGTAGTGGGGGGCTTTCTACACAATGACCTAAAGAACTCTAGGGAGGTTGTGCCTTTTGCATTGCTTTTATTGCCCTTCCCTCATTCAGCTTAGGTATTTGCAAAGCCTTAGAGTTGAATCTGGCCACATACTCTTTAAGGGATTCATTCCTCTTCTGGCGCACGATTCCTAAGTagctcatttttctttttgcagGAACTCTAGCAATGAATCTGCTAATGAATACACTGGCTAAGTCTATGAACCATGCTCGGGATGGTCCTGCTAATGTGATTAGGAAGACCTTACACATCATGGTATCTAAATGGGTCTGCAACTCTATGAATGCCTtatagttcaagacgtgctctCAGGGGTTTTCTGTTCCGTCATAGACTGCCATATTTAGTATCATGAACTTCTTTGGTATGGTTTCTTATTAAACCCATTTCATAAATGACAATGAGATTGGCAATAGAGGACTATTATTATCTCGTGCTTTCAACTCTGTCAGTAGTTCTTCTTTCAATCTTTCTAACTTTTGGTCTATGTCTGTGTCTTCTCTTCTGGGCCGCTTCTCCAAGTGATAGTTTCTTTCTAGCTCTTCACTCTCCGACCTTTCTACTGGCTCGAAAGAGTAGCTTTCAACCCCATCATTCTCGATAAGCTCCCTCACTACCCTGCCTCTAGCTCGGGCTATCGACTAGTTTCTTCGGCTTACTTTTTCGTCTCCATTGTCTGTCCTTCTACTATTCTGTTGAGGGATTTGATAGTTCAATATAGGTCGGAACTCATTGATGTTGAGCCCTTCAGCTACAGGTGGTATGTTCAGCGGGTTACTGAGCCCTCTCTATTGTAACATCTAGCCTAGTCTGTGGGCAGTGATATGTAACTGGAGAGTCATGCTTTGCAATTTTTGATCGAATAGGGTAGTTCAGAGTATGGTCCCGGCTGAGCTTGGTGAAGGATTAAATAATATGGGCAGTTACTGAGGCAGTTAGGCTAGAGAACGAGAACTGTGGACCTTCCTGGATTGAGCTCATGTTGTTTGGAATGTTTTTGGTATGGTTTTCACCATGATTagccatgtggatctcagtgggtgaaATGAGGACGAGAACTGCGGTGATGAAAATATCtctttcgttcccacagacggttcCCATTGATGTCTAAAATCCAGTAAGATGTCAGGTTCAGAGTATATTTTGGTAAACTTGGATTCTATTTTCTTCGTGTATCTGTTTATTCCCTTCTCTTTTATCTTTTAGTGACGTATAACCGTCATCTGGAGTTAGTACTTTTCTGAGGTACtgtgtctttttcttttattaggcTGCCATTTAATTCCATGTGACATCTCGAAAATATAATCTCGAGCGTTATAGGGTCTATTGTTCCACATAGGCCGACAGATATGTGGAGTTAAAGCCCTTTTAAATGTATTTCAACCCAGTCCGGCCTATCTGAACCGAGTCTGGACTTTCATAAAATATAGGGCCGCAATTTAGGTCCTAATTGAACTCCGGcccaattattttaatataagctCCACGAAGAGCTGAACTTTTGGAGCCGGCTCTCATCACtcacaatttttatatttaattttgaaagtTTGTGAAATTGATTGTTATGGGTTTGACATGTTTAATTTTGGAATGTGAGAAGGGTATTAGTTTGCTGTGATTGTAGTTATAACTCTGGGGACTATGATTTTAGTTGTGTGGGCGTAAGAGAGAGAGTATAGAaagatgaaaaaatataaaaaataattttatttttaattaatagattttattttttattcgatTTTCATCGAATAAAATTACaggaaaatatttatatcatgaTTCTTAGATTTCTAAATTACCCCTTGAATACAATtgctaatatataaaatttggaATGTAATTAATAGAGAAAACTAAAATAAACGaatttgagaaaaaataatGATTTAAAGGATTACTATCCCTAATTcttgaaattattaaatttattcttcAATCAGCATTCGTAAATGTATAGTGTTCGAGTACACAACtgcatacatatataaaatCAGAAATCGCCTAAGTGAATTTCCACGAACGttcccagaaaaaaaaaaaaaaaaaaaggcattaCATGTAGATTATATTAGCTTTTCAGTCTAAAGCTGAATTAGTTCATGCTAGAAGTGAATGTCTTTGTAGGATCACATAAACAAAAGCCGAACTGCAGGCTATAAATAGTCCTAGAAATCGCCATACTACAACTACTACAGAATTAATATTTACAAAAGAGATGGACCAAATGCAAACTCCACAACTGATCTAAGTTCATCCCAGTCACTATAACCTAAGACCTCATTCCGATAAGGGCTAGAAATATTCGTGGGAGATGCCATAGATGATGAAGGCTGAGTAGTTATGGAGCTCAACTGGTCTGCATGAAACTGCTTCCACTCATTCACGTGATTAAAAACAGGCTTCTTATCGCTACATTCAACGTGTGGAGCTCCAAAACTAAGGTAAGTTTCTCTGCTGTTAGAATCTACGCTGCATGTCTTAGAGCTTTTGTCAATCGCAGCTGGTTGACGTTTGTTAGATATTTCCCTCCAATCTGGTGTGTACTTCCTATGTGACACATTTCTCTTGAAAATTCGGCACAGTGTCCAAACTTCCTGTAATTTCATGAacccaaaacaaaaagaagcaaAATGCAAAAGGGAATTAAAGGCTATCAAATATCCCATTAGCTAGTATAATATTAGTTAGAAATTAGTAAAGCTAGTTTATAATCTTCATCTTGCTTACCGCTTCTTGGGCAGAGATTTTAGCGTTGACAAGATCGGTGGTGTTGCTGTCATTGGTGGGAAGGCGAAACTCGTGCATCATCCAATCGGTTTTGGTGCCTTTTCCTGCACTTCCTCGGTAGTAGACGAGCGTTTTCTTGAGGCCAATGCAATCTCGGCCTTCTCCTCCGTGCGAGTACACAGGCTTATCAATGCCAGTTGCTTTCCAGAATCCAGACCCCGTCACTCTATTTGGTCGTATGCTATTCCTGTACTTCCTCCCTCTTTTGCAAAAGAAGTACCCTTCTTTCTCTCCAACGCTGCTAggctctatatatatatatatcatcaaCAAAGAAAAAAGACTATGCTTTAGTTACATTTTCATACGA
This Manihot esculenta cultivar AM560-2 chromosome 6, M.esculenta_v8, whole genome shotgun sequence DNA region includes the following protein-coding sequences:
- the LOC110616972 gene encoding transcription factor JUNGBRUNNEN 1, with amino-acid sequence MNTNNTNTPPALDDDEEEVTLPGFRFHPTDEELVGFYLRRKVDKKPLSIELIKQVDIYKYDPWDLPKPSSVGEKEGYFFCKRGRKYRNSIRPNRVTGSGFWKATGIDKPVYSHGGEGRDCIGLKKTLVYYRGSAGKGTKTDWMMHEFRLPTNDSNTTDLVNAKISAQEAEVWTLCRIFKRNVSHRKYTPDWREISNKRQPAAIDKSSKTCSVDSNSRETYLSFGAPHVECSDKKPVFNHVNEWKQFHADQLSSITTQPSSSMASPTNISSPYRNEVLGYSDWDELRSVVEFAFGPSLL